From the Brevibacillus choshinensis genome, one window contains:
- a CDS encoding ATP-binding protein → MDVFFRSVVGKLWMTIIALFALVLTIFSLLIVQSFDSFYSNRQTKNLQELAEGLSSGLSASENIQGALEMAATFGVVHHTGMVVLDDQKNVVGKSEGKGLPAIPVNELLATPELKLQDALAGKHPAPQRLYLPVGSGDQKNPSANVQIIVVAVPMEYSVGKHGSVVMYQAIEDFDDTVNEVRFLIFVVGVIAFVSTTVFAFFLSSRITIPLRQMKETAHRIAEGDFHAEIPIRTADETGELAASFNTMATRLNQLVDALSKEKEQLAIVLRSMVDGVVMLDAEGKIALTNPPAERFLRDWKFQYSDEAVPLYSIYQQVVQTGQEVTEDIPLQGRIWTLVMVPVNDREQIRGAVAALRDMTQERKLDKMRNDFVANVSHELRTPLSMLQGYSEAIVDDIVTTPEEHKELAQIIYDESVRMTKLVNELLSLARMEAGHVELFRETLELRPYMERIQRKFTNLARERDIQLLLEISTSHSTVNIDPDRMEQVLTNLIDNALRHTPSKGSVTIRARGDKTLLLEISDTGSGIPQEDLPFVFERFYKADKARTRGRVGGTGLGLAIAKNLVEAHGGTISVQSKVGEGTTFTIALMLQTKTNRSVERNDQDDLI, encoded by the coding sequence GTGGACGTCTTTTTTCGCAGTGTTGTAGGAAAGCTATGGATGACCATTATTGCCTTGTTCGCTCTGGTCTTGACGATTTTCAGCTTGCTCATTGTGCAATCCTTCGACAGCTTTTATTCCAACCGACAAACCAAAAACTTGCAGGAGCTAGCTGAAGGCTTGTCGAGTGGGTTGTCCGCAAGTGAAAATATACAAGGTGCATTGGAGATGGCAGCTACTTTTGGCGTAGTGCATCATACCGGAATGGTGGTCTTGGACGATCAGAAAAATGTGGTGGGAAAGAGTGAAGGAAAAGGACTTCCCGCCATTCCGGTGAATGAGCTGCTAGCTACACCTGAGTTGAAGCTGCAAGACGCCTTAGCAGGCAAACATCCTGCGCCCCAACGACTTTATTTGCCGGTAGGCTCCGGTGATCAAAAAAATCCGAGTGCAAATGTACAAATTATAGTAGTAGCCGTGCCAATGGAATATTCCGTTGGAAAGCATGGGTCGGTCGTCATGTACCAGGCGATCGAAGATTTTGATGATACAGTGAACGAAGTCCGCTTTCTTATTTTTGTAGTTGGCGTAATTGCTTTTGTCTCTACAACAGTATTCGCATTCTTCCTCTCGTCGAGAATCACGATCCCTCTGCGTCAGATGAAGGAAACGGCTCATCGGATTGCAGAAGGGGATTTTCATGCCGAGATCCCGATCCGAACGGCTGATGAAACAGGGGAGTTGGCGGCTTCGTTTAATACGATGGCCACGAGACTCAATCAACTGGTGGATGCTTTGTCCAAAGAGAAGGAACAGCTGGCGATTGTACTGCGAAGCATGGTGGACGGCGTCGTGATGTTAGATGCGGAAGGCAAGATTGCCTTGACGAACCCTCCCGCAGAGCGATTTTTACGAGATTGGAAGTTTCAGTACTCCGATGAGGCTGTACCACTGTATTCGATCTATCAGCAGGTCGTGCAGACGGGTCAAGAAGTCACGGAAGACATTCCTTTGCAAGGGCGGATATGGACGCTCGTTATGGTACCTGTAAACGACCGTGAACAAATCCGTGGAGCCGTAGCAGCCTTGCGTGATATGACACAGGAGCGCAAGCTGGACAAAATGCGTAACGACTTCGTGGCCAATGTTTCTCATGAACTGCGAACACCGCTTTCTATGCTTCAAGGCTATAGCGAGGCGATCGTGGACGATATCGTAACAACTCCGGAAGAACATAAAGAGCTTGCCCAAATCATTTATGACGAATCAGTCCGGATGACCAAGCTCGTCAATGAATTATTGAGTTTGGCGAGGATGGAAGCAGGGCATGTGGAGTTGTTCCGAGAAACGCTGGAGCTGCGTCCGTACATGGAAAGGATTCAGCGGAAATTTACGAATTTGGCGAGGGAGCGGGATATACAACTGCTTCTGGAAATATCGACCTCTCACAGTACGGTAAACATTGATCCGGATCGAATGGAACAAGTGTTGACCAATCTCATTGACAATGCACTACGGCATACGCCAAGCAAAGGAAGCGTGACGATACGTGCTCGCGGCGATAAAACTTTGCTACTTGAAATCAGCGATACGGGCAGTGGTATCCCTCAGGAAGATCTGCCGTTTGTTTTTGAACGCTTTTATAAAGCCGACAAAGCGCGGACGCGTGGTCGGGTAGGTGGCACAGGTCTTGGTCTGGCAATAGCCAAGAACCTCGTCGAAGCGCACGGCGGGACGATAAGCGTACAGAGCAAAGTGGGAGAGGGAACGACGTTTACCATTGCGTTGATGTTGCAAACGAAAACAAATAGGAGTGTAGAGAGA